CGCGTTGCGCTTACAACTTGACCATACGTAATTCTGCTTATCGGACGTAAACCACTTGCAATGAGGGTCGAACTCAGTGCTCGTTAGGTGCAAACTAACGTCTAAAACCAATTGAAATAAGCTCCCCGGCCATACTTCATAAATTCGTTAGGTCCAGAATTCTTGTCGGACCCTGAAACGGCTTCACCACATATCTCCCATCGGATAAGCGTTCAAAAGTTTCGGGATGCCGTACGACGGAGTTCCTAATCTTTTGCGGCTGGTTTGGTTCAAGTGTCTTCTGAACCAATTTCTCAGTAAGCACACCAGCCTCAGCGAATGTCCAAGCAGGCAAACCGCGCATAGCTGTTGCGATCTGCTGCCAGAGATACTCTGGCTCTTCGGAGTCTTCCGATCCAAAAAGAGAAATTGTAGTGTCTGAGTTTGCTGGCTTGATAACCTTCACTAGTTGATCGACCAGAGCTTGCAATGTTGCGCGTCGAGCCAAGAGTGTTTCTATAGGCCGCTGAAGATTCGCAATCTCTTGCAAAGCTGCTTCCATAGCGTCTTGATAGGTGTTAGCCATATCGAGAGATTACTTCGATAAATCATGGCCGCGTCAACGATAGACGACATTGTTTCAGTTCGTGTTTCATTCGCCATCGTGGTCAAGATAACTTTGTCTGAATCTGACTAATTTTGGGTTCTGGCGCACATTTGGTGATTCTTTCCAGTGATGGCGTTGAGGTGTAAGACAAAGGTAGCTCTGGCGATCTCCGTTCCCCGCCTATGCGCCAAGGAACGCTGGTCCCTGATATTGCCGAAGTCGAGTTGGTCAGCCTGGGCCGTGTCGCGGGTGCGATCGAGATGCGGTTGAAGACGTGTCGTGTGTCGGCCCAGTGTCCGCGATGCGGGACGTCCACTAAGAAGGTGCATAGCAGATACGTTCGGCGTTTGGCCGACCTACCTTGGCATGGCGTTCCGGTCGTAATTCATCTGCAGACTCGAAGGTTCTTCTGCGTGGAGCCGGGTTGCCAGCGCAAGGTCTTCACGGAGCCACTGCCGGGCACCGTAGCACTATGGTCGAAGAAGCTGTCGGTCGGGCGAAGCACTCCGCTGCCTCACGCTTGCCTTGGGCGGCCGAGCGGGAGCGAGACTAGCTGAGCATCTGGGGCTGCTCGCGAGTCGCTCGACGCTGCTGCGCAGGCTTCATCATCGCTGTCCTGCCCCTCTCGTTCGGTCTCCGCGCGTGCTGGGCATCGACGACTGGGCGTGGCGCAAGGGCCATCGCTACGGCACAATCCTATGTGACCTCGAGACGCGCAAGGTGGTCGACCTGCTCCCTGACCGTGACGCCAACACCGTGGCCGCGTGGCTTCGACAGCATCCCGGAACGGAGATCATCAGTCGCGACCTCGGCGGGATCTATGCCGAAGCCGCACGCAGGGCCGCTCCTCAAGCCGTGCAGGTCGCAGACCGCTGGCACCTGTTGCGCAACCTGAGTGAAGCGTTGTGCCGCGCGATCTCACCGCATCACGGCCTGTTCTCGCAAGCAGCAAAGCTAGCCGAGCGGAGCCCCCCGCACCTGTTCCGGTTCCTGTTGCTGCCTGGAGTCAGCGTGAGTTGCTGGTGCAACAAGCCAACCGGCAGAGGCGTTATGAACGATGGAAACAGGTGCGGGAACTCCTCCTCAAGACAGGCGCTCCTGATCAGGAACTCGCACGGCAGCTCGGCATGGATCACCGAACAGTGAAGAAGTTTAGGACCGCTGAGGTATATCCGGAAGCGAAGCCTCGAGTTCGTGAGTCCATCGTGGATGACCATGCGAGCTATCTCGATCAGCGGCTGAAGGAAGGTTGCCGCAGTTCGACTAGACTCTGGCGTGAACTCCGAGAGCGAGGCTTCTGCGGACAGGTCAACAGTGTGCGGTACTGGCTTCAGCAACGCCGCAGCTATCGGACCAGAGCTGCAAGCCCGCCCCAACGACCGGCTCTACGCGCTTCACCACGACAGATCGTCTGGCTCATCCTTAAAGCCGCGCACTCCGCCAAAGACATGTTGAAAGAGGCGTACCGGAGGTCACCCGAGATCAGTAAAATCGCGCAGCTTGCTACAAGCTTCTTCAGCATCTTCCGCGAACGCAGCCTGGAGGCGCTGCCAACATGGCTTGAAGCCGCACGAGGTACCGCCCTGGAGAGCTTCGCCGCAGGCCTCGAAAGGGACATCGATGCCGTGCGCGAAGCCCTCAGACTGTCATGGAGTCAGGGCCACGTCGAAGGCCAGGTCCACCGGCTCAAGCTCATCAAGCGCCAGATGTACGGCAGAGCCGGCTTCGAGCTCCTGCGCCTGCGCGTCCTCCAAAAGGGCTAAGAATCGCCCACTTCAAACATCCTGCGGGGACACAACAGCTCATCACCAAATGTGAGCCAGAACCTTAGAACTGACAGGTGCCCGCCCATTAGAAACGACACTAACGGGATGGGACTAGTCCAGATGAGTGAACGGGATCTAAAACGCATTGAGGTGCTGACGGAGATCCTTGCCGGTCGGCGGACAGTGGAGTCCGGAGCGGCCGTGATGGGGCTGGCGTGGCGTCAGACCTTTCGACTGCTGGCTCGGTACAAGGAGCTTGGGGTCGCCTCGGTGATGCATCAGGCTCGCGGCCGAGCCTCGAACCGGCAGATGAACCCTGACGTGCGAGAGTATGCGGTGGAGCTGGTGCGGACCAGGTACGCGGACTTCGGGCCGACGCTCGCGGCAGAGGTTCTACTCGAGAAGCATGGCATCAAGGTCGGGCGGGAGACCTTGCAAAGGTGGATGGTCGAGGATGGGTTATGGCTGTCGCGCAAGCAGCGCCGTACCTTCCACCAGCCGCGGTTACGGCGTGAGAGCTACGGCGAACTGGTGCAGATCGGCGGTTCCGAGCATCGCTGGTTCGAGCAACGCGGTGAGCCCTGCACGCTGCTGGTGTTCATCGACGATGCCACGAGCCGGTTGATGCAGTTGCGCTTCGTGCCGAGCGAGAGCACGTCCAGCTACTTCGAAGCCTTGCGCGGCTATCTTGAAACCCACGGCTGCCCGGTCGCGTTCTACTCGGACAAGCACTCTGTCTTCCGGGTGAATCGGTCGGAGGCGAAGGGCGGTACCGGCATGACGCAGTTCGGCCGAGCGTTGACAGAACTCAACATCGAGATCATCTGCGCCAACTCCAGTCAGGCTAAGGGCCGGGTCGAACGAGCGAACCGGACCCTACAGGATCGGCTGGTGAAAGAGCTGCGGATCGAGAACGTGTCCAGCATCGAGGCTGGCAATGCGTTCCTGCCGGACTTCGTAGGCCGCTTCAACGAACGCTTCGCGATACGGCCTGCGAAGACTAACGATCTACATCAGCAACTTCGACTCAAGCCGGATCGTCTCGACGATGTGTTGTGCCACCGCGAGCAGCGCCACGTCGGAGAGCAACTTACCCTGGCCTGTGATCGCAAGCAACTCATCCTCGATCGCAGCACGGTGAGCGACGAGTTGAGCGGTCAGTATGTCCACCCCTACGACTTCCCAGATGGGAGACTGGAGGTGCGCTGGAAGGGACGTGTACTTCCCTACCGCACCTTCCACAAGGACCAGCGCGTCAACGCGGCGGCCATCATCGAGAACAAGAGGCTCGGTCACGCTCTCTCACCGATCAAAGCTCAGTAGGATCAGAGACTAGCGCCAAAGGTCCAGACCAACAGCGAAAAGAACGGCTATATGAAACGACCAGCGCGTTCTGTGACGATCGTCGCGGAGGATAGAGGCTAAACAGACCATCGCACTTCGGGGCGAATCGCAATCCCGTTGCGTCGCGATTGGCCGTCGTCACACCACCCGTCGCCAATAGGCTCCGCTGAAAGCCCACCTTGACGTACATATCCTTGTTGATGTGGTAGATCGTATCGATCCCCGGAGAGGTCAGCGGCAGGTAGACATAGCCACCTCAAACGGCAGCGATGCGCCCCCCAGCGAACCCGAAGAGGCCTGTCCGCCGATGGCCGTGCCGATGAACTCAAAGTCGTTGTCGATGTATCCGCTCTTCACCTCCAACTTGCCCGTGAACAGACTCTGTAATAGGTCAATGCGCCGATTTGGGTCGCATACGGTCCACCTGATCTTATGAATCGCACCGATCGCGTAGAAGTGGCCGCCTTTGATCCCAAGCTGACGCATATCCCACGATGTGAGCAAATATGTCGAGGTCTTCCACGTCGGCCGCTGACCGTTATACGTCTGGCGTGACCCAACGCACTGACCGAGGCTGAGCGCGACGATCCGGTCTTCTCCATCAGCCGGCGTAAACGCAAACTCGTCGAGAAGGTCTTCGGTTGGGCCAAGCTGGACCGAGGTCTCAGGCAAGTGAAGCTGCGGGATCTAAGGCGAGTTCACTGGATGATGCAACTGACCGCCGGCGCTCACAACCTCAGAAGGATGCAAACTTTGCTGGCCGCCGGGTAAAATCCTGACAAACGGTGGCTGCGAGAGCCAAAGACCTACCGCAGACAAAAAAAGCCCTTTTCCGCAGCCTGTTTAGCCGGAAAGTGACTCGCAAGCTTTTCAAGGCAGGCCCTCCAGACAGGCAAACAGAGGACGGCGACAGGACGGCAGCTGCATCTCGATTGCATCATCCTTCGATCGAAGACACATCAGAGCCACTTCCGCAGTGTTTGGCCCCGGCGTTCCAGTACGCATGGGCAAGGAGCGGACGTCGCCAGAGCTACCTCAGTCATACACTCCAAAACACCTGCTGGAAAGAAGCACCAAGTATGCGCCAGAGCCTTAGCAACGACACTAACGGGATGGGACTTGCCCAGATGAGTGAACGGGATCTGAAACGCATTGAGGTGCTGAGGGAGATTCTTGCCGGCCGGCGTACAGTGGAGTCGGGAGCGGCGTTAGTGGGGTTGGCATGGCGGCAGACCTTTCGGCTGCTGCCGCGGTACAGGGAGTTTGGCGGTGGTTCGATTATTAGCCAAGCTCGTGGCTGAGCCTCGAACCGGCTGATGAACCCTGGCGTGCGAGAGCATGCCGCGAAGCGGTGCGGACCACGTAAAATGGTATAATCTATGCGAAGTCCACGTCGAGAATGTACTGGCGATCGGCTCTCTGGTTCAGGGTTTAAGAAGGTATTGGGTTCAATGCACGGCGCGAACAGGCGCCATGATTGCAATAGAAGACTAAGCTATCTACTGTATCTGTTGCTCCGATTCATCCACTAAAGGTTAGGCGATTCGAGGTTCTTCTGCCAATGGGTAGTATGGCGTATGGTTCTAGTGATTTGCCCTTAATCAAGAGGGACTGGAGCAAAGTTGGGGTTGTTGTGCCAACTTTCAATGCTGCTCCCCTGTGGGAAGCCCTACGCTCGCGATTGGATCTTCAAGGACTGCCTCCCGAACAGATTTTAATTATTGATTCATCCTCGACAGACGGAACGATCAGTTTGGCGAAAGCAGCAGGCTATCGATGTATCTCTATTACGAAGAGCGATTTTAATCATGGCAGGACTCGACAATTAGGATGCGACCACTTTGATTGGGCCGATATCCTTATTTACATTACTCAAGATGCGCTACCGGCCGACGCGACCAGCTTCTCCACGTTATGCAGTGTCTTCGTAGATCCCAAGGTTGGAGCAGCCTGCGGACGTCAACTGCCACGCCCTGGCGCGAACGCAATCGAGCGGCATGCGCGACTGTTCAATTATCCTGAGACTTCCACTCAGCGAAACTTAAGCAGCAGGGCTTACCTTGGCATAAAAGCTGCCTTCCTATCCAACAGTTTTGCAGCCTATCGCCGGTCAGCTCTTCTACAGGCGGGAGGCTTTCCAAGCAATGTCATCATGGCGGAAGACTCCGTGGTAGCCGCGCGGCTTCTGATGGGGGGGTGGGAGGTCGCATATATAGCTGAAGCTGCTGTCATCCATTCTCACTCGCTTTCCATATGGCAAGAATTTTCTCGGTACTTCGATACCGGTGTTCACCACGCATGCGAGCCATGGATACGCGAGACTTTCGGCGGAGCCGGGAATGAGGGAAAGAGGTTTGTAATTTCCGAACTTTTCTACTTGCGCACTCATCAGGTTGGCCTGATTCCATCTGCGCTCATTAGGACCTTCAGCAAGTTATTCGCTTTTCAACTTGGTCTTCGAGAAAAGTATTTTCCCGTGGTAATCAAGAGAAGCCTTTCTTTGCAGCCTTCCTTCTGGACAACATTAAAACCAGAATGTTTACCTCAACTTCGTGATAAGGAAGTTCGGTTGCATTAAACGCGCTTCGATTGATCCTCATTGAGCCAGAATCGTGCCGGTCGAGCTCGGTGAGCGCTAGAGGCAGAATCAAGACCAAAACGACAGACACGCTTCCGAGTAACAGGCATAACGGCCTACCTCAAGAATGATGGACGGCTGAAATAGAAAGCCGATAGCAGTTCGTGAATTTGTTCCGACGACCCGACCTTACGATCGTACAAGTGATGAGCTCTTGTGCAGTGCGGGGACGTTTCGAAGCCGTTTATTTTGAGCGGAAGCTTCAAGCTGCGATAGGTATTCCGCTTAGGCCATGGTGCTCAGCCGCGCCCAGCGTGGTTCGTCGCCATGAGTAGATCTTACGGGCACGCCGCCCACATCGCTCGATGCGGTTATCTCGACCTCAATACAACACTTTTAGCTTTTTGATGACAACTGCAGCGCCGGTTCGGTGCTCAGATCTCCGAGCATCAGAAACAAGGCATAGGAGACCGAGGAAATTGAGGTGAGCAGCATGGGATTGGTGGTGCCTCCCACAATAAACGTTGTCAAGAGCGCAAGCATGGCCATACGGAAGATGACGTTGTTTTTCCGCCATTGAAAAAGAGACTTGAAATAACGGCCAGCTAGCAAGAATAGGGAAAGAACGCCGACGATGCCGATCTGTCCAAGCAGCGCCAGCAGTTCGACCTCGTAACTATACGGGAAATCCGTGCTGCGGATACAATCGCGGGCGTAGGTTCCCCAGCCATGGCCCAGAAGCGGGGCATTCCAGAAGAATCTGCTGAGGGCGGCTATCTGCACATGGCGTGGCGCGTCGGAATCACTGACGAGATTGCTTGCAAATCTCAGGGCGAGGATGCCGGAAATGGCCGGGATGAAGAGGGCGCTAAGGACAACCGCTGCCACCAGCAATAACAGTATCCACTTCTCGCCCTTTGCGACTGCGAAGCCCAGAACTATCGCCAGGCCACAAAAGGCCCAGTGGAAACGCGAAAAACCGAAGATGACCGAAACCACGTATAGCAACAAAAGCGTGAACATGGTGAGGCGCCCAAAGCCGAGGCGGCGGCGCATTGCAATCGCGGCGAAGCAACAGGGCGCCAGCAGCAGATCGGACGTGAACATGATGCGACTTCCAACGGCGTCGGGGTCGGCTTCATCCAGTTCAAAGCTCATCAGCTTAATGCCGAAGAAATTGCCGATGCCGTTCATAATGGTTGAAACCGGGATGCCCCGCATCAAGCAGTACACGGTGACCAGCACTTTAAGAACGGACATGGCCGCGACCACCCATAGCACCAGACGGATGAAGGAGAGCGAGCGCGTTCGGTCTTCCGAGATGTATACCAACGCAAACCAGCATCCGGCAAGCGTGATCAGCAGGTTGCGGTACTGCGCAAAGGCCAGCGAGAGATCGTACTGGCCAGTCTGACCGGGGAAGACCCAGTAGCAGAAGTACAAGGGTACACCGACCAGACAACTCAACATCCAGTATGGGTTCGTCCTCTTACCGATCGCGCGAAACAGCATGACGAAGAATAGTGGGACGAACGCCACCATTTTGACGTTCAGGCCAAAGAAGTTGCCCGTGGGAAGAACGATCAGCAGGATGGTGTAGAAGCTGAACAGCCAAGCATCAAGTCGGGCGCTGGACATGCTTCGGTGCTCCTCGAGCGGCGGAACGAAATGAACGGTGCCCGTGGCCATAACCCCTCGAGAACAAGCATAGCTGATCAAGGGACTGCATCGGAGTGGCGCGAGGCCCCTTGCGAGAAGAGAGTTTATTCTACGCGGTAGGTGTGTTCAGGCCCGGACCAGCCTTAGGCCGCAGAAGGCGACGGATGCTGGCGGCATCATATCCGCTCAGTGCCATCGCTTTGCCGAGGAAGACATACAGGCAGGCGGTGAAGAAACCGGCCCAGCACGAGGCCAACCAGAGTAGAAGCCGCTGCGGACCGGATCTATAGTCGGCCATGATCGCGCGATCGATCACGAGAACGGCGGGCGCTGTTCTCATCAGATTCATGCGCGCCTGTGCCAGTTGCAACATCACCTGACCAGACTGATTGCTGTGCAGCGTGACTTCTCGCAATGCCCGCTGGTGTTGGAGTGCAAGGTCGGCGATATTGCCTGCCGGGATTTGTATGTCGCCAACGGCACGGGGGCTCGCATCATTCTGTCGGTCACTGAGTTGCCGCTCGAGTTGGGCGATAGTGGCGCGCAACTGGATCACGCCGGGGTTCGTGTCGCTGGCATAACGCCGCATCGATTGCAGATCGACTGCGCGGGCGGCGATGACTGCATGAAGCTGTGAGATATTCAGAATGGCTTGCGCGGTCTGTCTGCTCGGATCGATCAGACCTGAGCGCCGCTGCAATTCTTGCAGTCGGTCTTCGGCCTGCCGCAGTTCGTCGTTCTCCTGCTTCGCCTGCCTGTCCAGAAAGCCGTAACGATCTGCCGCATCCGATTCGGCAAGCCTGGTATCAAGCGCGTTCAGTCCATTCAAATACTCGTTGGCGATATCGCTTGCCAGTCTGGCGTTGTGATCGCGAACGGTGATTTTGACCACGTCATAGGTGCTGACCTCGATCTGGACTTGGCTCTTGAGTGCCTCGCGGGCGTCGGCAAATGTCGTAAGCTTCCACGCAGTTTGTAGCTGTAGCTTTTGAATGATGCGGTCATTCAGAGAAGGACTGTTAAGCATCGCGGCGCTGAGACCGCTCCCAATGGGCTTCAAAGTCTGTGAGCCGTGTGGGGACAGGAAGACAACAATGGAGGTGTAGCTGGGTCGGACGAGCAGAAAAGAAGCAGCAACGCCGAAAAACAGAAAGGCCGCGGTGACGAATGCGATCACTTTCCAGTGCTGGGTAAGGACAGCGAGAACTTCTCTCGGCTCTGGAACCGCGGCGTTGTCGACGTAAGTAGGAGGTTTCAAGTGCAAGGATAAGTTAGGACGTTCTGTTTTCTAATGATAAATCTTCGCACACCTCGGGAAATTTAGAGAGGTCGACCTGTATTTCATTAGACTGATAGCAGCCTGATAATGAAGAAGCCTAGAAGCCTGCGCGAGAACAACTTCGACATCGTTCGCATCCTGTTGGCGTTGATTGTAGTGTTTGTACACAGCTATGAATTGAGCCAGCAGCGTTCGCTGCGCGTCATCGATGTCGTCCTCAATTCACGATTTGCTGTCGAAGGCTTTTTCACAATCTCAGGATTCCTGATCTTCGCCAGCTATGAGCGCAGCCGGTCTCTGCGCGAGTATGCAGCCAACCGGGCGTGGCGTATTCTGCCCGGCTATTGGCTCAGCACGGTCGTTTGCTTGGTGATCGCCTTCGTCTTCGGACAATTTCATGTGGGCAGGTTTCTGGCGGCCAACCTAACCTTTTTGAACACATTTTCCCCAGATATTCCAGGCGTCTTTACTGGGAATGCCAGCCGCGCGATGAACGGTGCGTTGTGGACCATCAAGGTCGAGGTGATGTTCTACGTAGCCGTGCCGCTGATCGTGTGGCTTTGCCGCAAGACCCATCGGGATGCCATGCTGCTGATCCTTTTTTTATCGTCCATCGCGTACCGTATGGTTCTGGCGAATCATACCAGCCTGGCGCAGCAGCTGCCCGGACAGCTCTCCTTTTTCGTTATGGGAAGTTTGGTCTACTACCATCTTCCGTTGTTCAAGCGTCACGGCTGGTGGCTTGTAGCGGCATCTGTGGCTGTCTATGGACTGCATCGTGCTACGGATTGGTTCTTTCTACGGCCGGCGCCGGTGGCGATCTTCATTCTGGCAGCCTGCCTGCTATTGCCGCAAGTAAAAGGTCCTACCCGCTGGGGTGACTTCTCCTACGGAACCTACATCCTTCATTTTCCGATCATTCAGCTGCTCATTCACTTCGGCCTGTTCCAGTTGCACCCTTGGACATCGGTTGGACTAGTGCTGCTGATCCTCATTCCTTGCGCAGCATTGTCCTGGTTTTTGATCGAAAGACCGTGCCTGGAACACGCACGATCGCGTCGTCTGCGCGAAGCGGCCCTGGGGCATACAACAGCCTTCCCGCCTGCGGTTCCATAAGGGAGCGCTTAATTGATTGCTCGATATGTCTTTTCATAATGCGCGCCAAGGACCATGCTGTGCGCCTTGCCCGGAAAAACCGGTCGCCGGCGGTGGTCACAATCGCCAGAAACCACGATGGTCGCCGAGTGTGGAGCAGATGCGGTCGATGGCGTCATACGAGTCTGGGAACTGGGCTATGGGATGGATCTGGCGGAACAGCTGTTTAATCCGGCCCAATGTCTGGATGCGACGGATGGCCTGCGGGAAGGTGGTGGGATGGATTCGAATCGCCGCGCTCTGCAGCAGGAACGTGAGATGGAAGTGTCCCTGAACCGTGAGGTGATATGCGAGCTAGCTCTCCTCCCACGCGGCATAGCGAAAACGCTCGTCGAAGGATTCCTTCGGAACAGCTCCGTCTTGAATGACAGGCTGCTGGTATGGGCGTGCTGCCAGCCGGGCGCAGCGACTGCCAAAATGCCTGTCATAGCTGAAGTGGATCTTCTCGTACCAGCGCATGAAGGGCTGATCTGCTGTTGAGTCTTATCCCACATGTCCCCCCCTGGCCTGCATTACCGGATGACTTCGATGGCTGCAGCCGCCAAGCCGAACCCGCTAAGAATCTGCGAGTAGTCGAGGAGTTGACGCGTCAGCGTGGGCTTGATCAACTTTTCCGGGACCACGATGGAGTCTCCAGGATAGATGGTCGCCTCATCGAAGCGATTCGACAGGATGCTCTTTGCGTGCTCGCGACTGAAG
This region of Granulicella tundricola MP5ACTX9 genomic DNA includes:
- a CDS encoding transposase family protein, coding for MRLKTCRVSAQCPRCGTSTKKVHSRYVRRLADLPWHGVPVVIHLQTRRFFCVEPGCQRKVFTEPLPGTVALWSKKLSVGRSTPLPHACLGRPSGSETS
- a CDS encoding transposase; the protein is MLGIDDWAWRKGHRYGTILCDLETRKVVDLLPDRDANTVAAWLRQHPGTEIISRDLGGIYAEAARRAAPQAVQVADRWHLLRNLSEALCRAISPHHGLFSQAAKLAERSPPHLFRFLLLPGVSVSCWCNKPTGRGVMNDGNRCGNSSSRQALLIRNSHGSSAWITEQ
- a CDS encoding transposase translates to MKKFRTAEVYPEAKPRVRESIVDDHASYLDQRLKEGCRSSTRLWRELRERGFCGQVNSVRYWLQQRRSYRTRAASPPQRPALRASPRQIVWLILKAAHSAKDMLKEAYRRSPEISKIAQLATSFFSIFRERSLEALPTWLEAARGTALESFAAGLERDIDAVREALRLSWSQGHVEGQVHRLKLIKRQMYGRAGFELLRLRVLQKG
- a CDS encoding transposase yields the protein MSRRKRKLVEKVFGWAKLDRGLRQVKLRDLRRVHWMMQLTAGAHNLRRMQTLLAAG
- a CDS encoding glycosyltransferase family 2 protein, whose product is MAYGSSDLPLIKRDWSKVGVVVPTFNAAPLWEALRSRLDLQGLPPEQILIIDSSSTDGTISLAKAAGYRCISITKSDFNHGRTRQLGCDHFDWADILIYITQDALPADATSFSTLCSVFVDPKVGAACGRQLPRPGANAIERHARLFNYPETSTQRNLSSRAYLGIKAAFLSNSFAAYRRSALLQAGGFPSNVIMAEDSVVAARLLMGGWEVAYIAEAAVIHSHSLSIWQEFSRYFDTGVHHACEPWIRETFGGAGNEGKRFVISELFYLRTHQVGLIPSALIRTFSKLFAFQLGLREKYFPVVIKRSLSLQPSFWTTLKPECLPQLRDKEVRLH
- a CDS encoding O-antigen ligase family protein, with the translated sequence MATGTVHFVPPLEEHRSMSSARLDAWLFSFYTILLIVLPTGNFFGLNVKMVAFVPLFFVMLFRAIGKRTNPYWMLSCLVGVPLYFCYWVFPGQTGQYDLSLAFAQYRNLLITLAGCWFALVYISEDRTRSLSFIRLVLWVVAAMSVLKVLVTVYCLMRGIPVSTIMNGIGNFFGIKLMSFELDEADPDAVGSRIMFTSDLLLAPCCFAAIAMRRRLGFGRLTMFTLLLLYVVSVIFGFSRFHWAFCGLAIVLGFAVAKGEKWILLLLVAAVVLSALFIPAISGILALRFASNLVSDSDAPRHVQIAALSRFFWNAPLLGHGWGTYARDCIRSTDFPYSYEVELLALLGQIGIVGVLSLFLLAGRYFKSLFQWRKNNVIFRMAMLALLTTFIVGGTTNPMLLTSISSVSYALFLMLGDLSTEPALQLSSKS
- a CDS encoding Wzz/FepE/Etk N-terminal domain-containing protein, which gives rise to MKPPTYVDNAAVPEPREVLAVLTQHWKVIAFVTAAFLFFGVAASFLLVRPSYTSIVVFLSPHGSQTLKPIGSGLSAAMLNSPSLNDRIIQKLQLQTAWKLTTFADAREALKSQVQIEVSTYDVVKITVRDHNARLASDIANEYLNGLNALDTRLAESDAADRYGFLDRQAKQENDELRQAEDRLQELQRRSGLIDPSRQTAQAILNISQLHAVIAARAVDLQSMRRYASDTNPGVIQLRATIAQLERQLSDRQNDASPRAVGDIQIPAGNIADLALQHQRALREVTLHSNQSGQVMLQLAQARMNLMRTAPAVLVIDRAIMADYRSGPQRLLLWLASCWAGFFTACLYVFLGKAMALSGYDAASIRRLLRPKAGPGLNTPTA
- a CDS encoding acyltransferase family protein — translated: MKKPRSLRENNFDIVRILLALIVVFVHSYELSQQRSLRVIDVVLNSRFAVEGFFTISGFLIFASYERSRSLREYAANRAWRILPGYWLSTVVCLVIAFVFGQFHVGRFLAANLTFLNTFSPDIPGVFTGNASRAMNGALWTIKVEVMFYVAVPLIVWLCRKTHRDAMLLILFLSSIAYRMVLANHTSLAQQLPGQLSFFVMGSLVYYHLPLFKRHGWWLVAASVAVYGLHRATDWFFLRPAPVAIFILAACLLLPQVKGPTRWGDFSYGTYILHFPIIQLLIHFGLFQLHPWTSVGLVLLILIPCAALSWFLIERPCLEHARSRRLREAALGHTTAFPPAVP